One region of Miscanthus floridulus cultivar M001 chromosome 19, ASM1932011v1, whole genome shotgun sequence genomic DNA includes:
- the LOC136527016 gene encoding uncharacterized protein, translated as MGRRKERRLAAMAAAGRRVKLDLFLDPSPGEASHNDGIGGENRDQQTVVPTSPSSSDKKENPLALLGQYSDDEEEDEEAADKPTGEAKGSPGDASAQLTSDNGVTRTEPLASVGDQQEAPQAGDIKNYTQSITEENTIAPESTLQEESVKATESVPDSSGMQIVGDVGGNWKAVMHEQSNQCYYWNTVTGETSWDIPNGLASGVAAASVPSDVDYSIEAQTHVLPHSTLEAYPSDMSVGNGTATYANFGMACGSAQVTQDAYAYAAPIASHEPMDIDPLYLAKYGDDLLQRLNLLERLCGSNDGLELIRREIGIRISDCNALSSYGSSLLPLWLHAEVHLKQLDSSISKLEMSYHADTEPRNLKTEVAEHKAPDEADMTTPSNVEALKSEVSAGITINENVEIDKPALTSSAQNSQDRDLAAVPPKVDSDNDEDMDVEMEVDEDNVEEQAHCSPLPTKEHPPSEQLNSSNLPSSEDPTLSEDNSVPPPPPEEEWIPPPPPENEPAPPAPPEEPSASYVQVDSIPQPYIAQANVGYTISGMEYYGTVGTEGTNASYYMQVSEPHVLQAQQHSYYAPVSGSGISVSVDGTSISPESYYTYPSVTMAASAVAAEHSGYYASSTSAISSSAADIKTSSASLVSANSNSDLKGLDKVISNDASIVSLTQAVVATSVAGTSVLGSSTQSSSSTTNQSKVIRSKKRAVGITSSLRSNKKVSSLVDKWKAAKEELRDEEEEEPESALEALERKRQKEIEEWRKQQIASGEAQENANFVPVRGDWHDRVKRRRAEAKKESKDDIVAASLSSSEQHKGPPDLAELSKGLPTGWQAYLDESTNQVYYGNNLTSETSWERPTK; from the exons ATGGGGAGGAGGAAGGAGCGACGCCTAGCGGCCATGGCCGCGGCGGGCCGCAGGGTCAAGCTCGACCTCTTCCTCGATCCCTCCCCCG GGGAGGCATCACATAATGATGGAATAGGAGGTGAAAACCGTGACCAACAGACTGTGGTTcccacttctccatcttcttcag ATAAAAAGGAAAATCCTCTAGCATTGCTTGGGCAATatagtgatgatgaggaggaagatgaggaagcAGCAGATAAACCCACTGGTGAAGCTAAGGGGAGTCCAGGAGATGCTAGTGCTCAG TTAACTAGTGATAATGGCGTGACAAGAACTGAACCATTGGCTTCTGTCGGTGATCAACAAGAAGCACCTCAAGCTGGTGATATTAAGAACTATACCCAAAGTATTACTGAAGAAAACACTATTGCTCCTGAGTCAACTCTACAAGAAGAGAGTGTGAAAGCAACTGAATCTGTTCCTGATTCATCTGGCATGCAAATTGTTGGTGACGTCGGTGGAAATTGGAAAGCAGTAATGCATGAACAGAGTAATCAGTGTTATTACTGGAACACAGTTACTGGAGAAACTTCGTGGGACATACCAAATGGATTAGCTTCAGGAGTTGCAGCTGCATCTGTTCCTTCTGATGTGGACTATTCAATAGAAGCTCAAACCCATGTCCTTCCTCACAGCACACTGGAAGCATATCCAAGTGACATGTCTGTTGGGAATGGCACAGCAACTTATGCTAATTTTGGAATGGCATGTGGAAGTGCGCAGGTTACTCAAGATGCTTATGCTTATGCTGCTCCTATCGCCAGTCACGAGCCTATGGACATTGATCCTTTGTATCTTGCAAAATACGGTGATGATTTGCTGCAAAGATTGAACCTGCTCGAAAG GCTCTGTGGCTCAAACGATGGTCTTGAATTGATAAGAAGAGAAATCGGGATACGGATATCGGACTGCAATGCACTCTCATCATATGGATCTTCTTTGCTCCCGTTGTGGTTGCATGCTGAGGTGCACCTTAAGCAACTAGACTCTTCCATTTCCAAGCTGGAAATGAGCTACCATGCAGATACAGAACCTAGGAATTTGAAGACAGAGGTTGCTGAACACAAGGCACCTGATGAAGCTGACATGACAACACCCTCCAATGTTGAGGCTTTGAAGTCTGAGGTTAGTGCTGGGATTACTATCAATGAAAATGTGGAGATTGATAAGCCAGCTTTAACATCATCTGCTCAGAATTCACAAGATAGGGATCTTGCAGCAGTTCCTCCAAAAGTTGATTCTGACAATGATGAAGATATGGATGTGGAAATGGAAGTTGATGAAGATAATGTCGAAGAGCAGGCACATTGCAGTCCTCTACCTACAAAGGAGCATCCTCCATCAGAACAGTTGAATTCATCTAATTTGCCATCATCTGAAGATCCTACACTTTCTGAGGATAATTCTGTCCCTCCGCCTCCACCAGAAGAGGAATGGATTCCACCTCCACCACCTGAAAATGAACCAGCTCCTCCAGCTCCCCCAGAAGAGCCATCTGCATCATATGTTCAGGTTGATTCAATTCCTCAGCCATATATAGCTCAAGCAAATGTTGGCTATACAATTTCAGGAATGGAGTACTATGGTACTGTCGGTACAGAAGGTACAAATGCCAGTTACTATATGCAAGTTAGTGAGCCTCATGTCCTTCAAGCACAGCAGCATTCTTATTATGCACCAGTATCTGGGAGTGGCATATCTGTTTCTGTTGATGGCACATCTATTTCCCCAGAATCTTATTATACCTATCCTTCAGTCACTATGGCTGCCAGCGCAGTAGCAGCTGAACATTCTGGATACTACGCTTCATCAACCTCTGCCATTTCTAGCAGTGCAGCAGATATCAAAACAAGCTCAGCTTCTCTTGTTTCTGCAAATAGCAATTCAGATCTCAAAGGTCTTGATAAAGTTATATCCAATGATGCAAGTATTGTGTCTTTGACCCAAGCTGTAGTTGCAACATCAGTTGCAGGAACATCTGTTCTTGGAAGTTCTACACAGTCTTCTAGCAGTACTACAAATCAGTCCAAAG TTATTCGTAGCAAGAAGCGGGCTGTTGGTATTACATCGTCTCTGAGGTCTAATAAGAAGGTTTCAAGTTTGGTGGATAAG TGGAAAGCTGCAAAAGAGGAACTTCgcgacgaagaagaagaggagcctGAAAGTGCTCTTGAGGCATTAGAAAGGAAGCGGCAAAAGGAAATAGAG GAATGGCGGAAACAACAGATTGCTAGCGGAGAGGCTCAGGAAAATGCCAATTTTGTTCCTGTTCGTGGTGATTG GCATGACCGTGTAAAACGTAGAAGGGCTGAAGCAAAAAAGGAATCAAAAGATGACATTGTTGCTGCATCTTTAAGTAGTTCCGAACAGCATAAAGGACCTCCAGATCTAGCAGAGCTCTCCAAGGGTCTTCCTACAGGCTGGCAG GCATACTTGGATGAGTCTACTAATCAGGTCTATTATGGGAACAATCTCACGTCAGAGACGTCCTGGGAGCGGCCAACAAAATAA